A window of Halanaerobiales bacterium contains these coding sequences:
- the gcvT gene encoding glycine cleavage system aminomethyltransferase GcvT, which yields MANIKKTPLNNKHKNLGAKMIDFGGWEMPVHYSSIIKEHKAVRQSAGLFDVSHMGEVKVSGKDALANLQKILSNNIEKLNIGQATYTVMCNSDGGIKDDFLVYRIAEKEYLLIVNASNIEKDYNWIKENLKGEVSAENLSEDYGLLALQGPKSEEILEKITDIDLSNIKYFRFADDKVGGIKTLISRTGYTGEKGYELYCDSEDVEDLWNAIMDVGDDFKLKPAGLGARNTLRLEKKLCLYGNDIDENTNPLEAGLGFAIDLDKDDFIGKEKILEVKNKGIDKKLIGFKLVGRGIPRHGYDITKDEKKIGRVTSGSFSPSLDENIGLGYVNVEEAEIGNEIDIMIRNRKVKAKIVKTPFI from the coding sequence GTGGCTAATATTAAGAAAACTCCATTAAATAATAAACATAAAAATTTAGGAGCTAAAATGATTGATTTTGGTGGATGGGAAATGCCGGTCCATTATAGTAGTATAATTAAAGAGCATAAAGCAGTTCGTCAATCAGCTGGATTATTTGATGTATCACATATGGGTGAGGTAAAGGTTAGTGGAAAAGATGCTCTCGCCAATCTTCAAAAAATATTATCAAATAATATTGAAAAATTAAATATTGGACAGGCTACTTACACCGTAATGTGTAATTCAGATGGTGGTATAAAAGATGATTTTTTAGTTTATAGAATTGCTGAAAAAGAATACTTATTAATAGTAAATGCTTCGAATATTGAAAAAGATTATAATTGGATTAAAGAAAATTTAAAGGGAGAAGTTTCTGCAGAAAACTTGTCTGAAGATTACGGATTATTAGCTTTGCAGGGTCCTAAATCTGAAGAAATTTTAGAGAAAATCACAGATATAGATTTATCTAATATTAAGTATTTTAGATTTGCTGATGATAAAGTTGGCGGAATAAAAACTTTAATTTCGAGAACAGGTTATACTGGTGAAAAAGGTTATGAATTATATTGTGATTCTGAAGATGTTGAAGACCTCTGGAATGCAATTATGGATGTTGGTGATGATTTTAAATTAAAACCAGCTGGCTTAGGAGCTCGTAATACTCTCCGCCTTGAAAAAAAATTATGTCTTTATGGAAATGATATTGATGAAAATACCAATCCTCTTGAAGCTGGTCTAGGATTTGCAATTGATCTGGATAAAGATGATTTTATTGGTAAAGAAAAAATATTGGAAGTTAAAAACAAAGGGATTGACAAGAAATTAATTGGATTTAAATTGGTTGGACGTGGAATTCCTCGTCATGGTTATGATATAACAAAAGATGAGAAAAAAATTGGTCGAGTTACAAGTGGAAGTTTTTCTCCGAGTTTAGATGAAAATATTGGATTAGGTTATGTAAATGTTGAAGAGGCAGAGATAGGTAACGAAATTGATATTATGATTAGAAATAGAAAAGTAAAAGCAAAAATAGTAAAAACACCTTTTATTTAA